One window of the Desmospora profundinema genome contains the following:
- a CDS encoding ABC transporter ATP-binding protein, giving the protein MLQSHPRDLLEVENLSAGFTIDNQFYHAIRDVSLKVKKREVVGVVGESGCGKSVMSLSIMKLLPKENACIVSGEIYLNGLDLTKKTDKQMDEIRGKNISMIFQEPMTALNPVFSIGFQLTEVLFNHLTISKREANERAVALLQQVGISRPDKVLKEYPHQLSGGMRQRVMIAMAIANHPQLLIADEPTTALDVTIQAQILELLTEIQDQKEMAILLITHDLGVVAELCDYVLVMYAGEIIEKTDVERLFYAPKHPYTEALLGSIPKLEQTRHTLDSIPGVVPPLTKLSDIGCRFADRCPKATTDCQCVKPELKENEPGHDVRCLLYDTSYPNKTRVNT; this is encoded by the coding sequence ATGCTTCAAAGCCATCCACGCGACTTACTGGAAGTCGAGAACTTATCTGCCGGTTTTACGATTGATAACCAGTTTTACCATGCGATCCGCGATGTGTCATTGAAAGTGAAAAAACGAGAAGTCGTCGGGGTCGTCGGTGAATCGGGCTGTGGCAAAAGCGTGATGTCGCTCTCCATCATGAAGTTGTTACCAAAGGAAAATGCTTGCATAGTGTCGGGAGAGATCTACTTAAACGGTTTGGATTTGACAAAAAAAACAGACAAACAAATGGATGAGATTCGCGGTAAGAACATTTCCATGATTTTTCAAGAGCCGATGACCGCATTAAATCCCGTATTCTCCATCGGCTTTCAATTGACAGAAGTGCTGTTCAACCACTTAACCATCAGCAAGCGGGAAGCAAATGAACGGGCCGTCGCACTATTACAACAAGTAGGGATTTCCCGCCCAGACAAAGTTTTAAAGGAATATCCGCACCAGCTGTCAGGAGGAATGAGACAGCGGGTGATGATTGCGATGGCCATTGCGAATCACCCGCAGCTACTAATTGCCGATGAGCCGACAACGGCGCTGGATGTAACGATTCAAGCCCAAATCTTAGAGCTGTTGACCGAGATTCAGGATCAAAAAGAAATGGCGATTTTGCTGATCACACACGATCTTGGTGTGGTTGCGGAGCTATGCGACTACGTCCTTGTGATGTACGCCGGAGAAATCATTGAAAAGACAGATGTGGAACGCCTGTTTTACGCGCCAAAACACCCCTATACAGAAGCACTGCTCGGTTCGATTCCGAAACTGGAACAAACCAGGCACACACTCGATTCGATCCCAGGTGTCGTGCCGCCTCTCACAAAATTATCCGATATCGGCTGTCGTTTTGCCGATCGCTGTCCGAAAGCGACCACTGACTGTCAATGTGTAAAGCCTGAGCTCAAAGAGAATGAACCCGGTCATGACGTCAGATGTTTGCTTTATGATACCAGCTATCCCAACAAAACGAGGGTTAACACATGA
- the opp4A gene encoding oligopeptide ABC transporter substrate-binding protein: MKRSLTVLLSMMLLMSLFLAACSGSSAIKEKGKDTITYAVDQAPEGLFIPGFAGSAIDSQVNDFIHDDLIKVNEKMEYQPHIAKWESDDNITYTFTIEKGIKWHNGEELTMEDWQFALEVIADPDYDGPRYNYVENIKGADEYRKGKADSISGFEIVDPYTAKVTFKEKKVNNLENLWTRPMPKKALEGLAVAELSSSKEVQETPVGLGPFKVKKITPGEYVLLERFDDYWQGKPKLAEVTIKVIDPSLSVGSLENGEVDIMEIRPDDVEQLESVPHIDVKEQEGLGYSYIGFRFGHWDKDKRKAVDDYEKYQDKRLRQAMFYALDREALINAYLAGKATPVDSPIPSVHWIRADDSELTPYHYDKKKAEQLLDQAGYKDMDGDGFREDPGGNKFEIKFGHYAGPSAFEGRAQAIIQNWKDVGLNAKLATGQLVEFNTYNEMKDNDDKELEVFFGAWVVGSDPDPSGLWASTAEWNFGRWVNEESDQLLKEALSDKAFDRDYRKDKYVKWQQLFNDELPALPLWENMDLYGMNQRLHGVVIDATGLRDFHQWYVK; encoded by the coding sequence ATGAAACGGTCACTTACCGTCTTATTGTCCATGATGTTGCTCATGTCGCTGTTTTTAGCAGCTTGTAGCGGCAGTTCGGCTATAAAGGAAAAAGGCAAGGACACGATCACCTATGCGGTGGATCAAGCACCGGAAGGGTTGTTTATCCCCGGTTTTGCAGGGAGTGCGATCGATTCCCAAGTAAACGATTTTATCCATGATGATCTAATTAAAGTCAATGAAAAGATGGAATATCAGCCTCATATCGCAAAATGGGAGTCGGACGACAACATCACGTATACCTTTACCATCGAAAAAGGCATCAAGTGGCACAACGGGGAAGAACTGACGATGGAAGATTGGCAGTTCGCCCTTGAAGTTATCGCTGATCCCGATTATGACGGACCTCGCTACAATTATGTTGAAAATATTAAAGGGGCAGACGAATACCGAAAAGGAAAAGCGGACAGCATCTCCGGTTTTGAGATTGTCGACCCTTATACAGCAAAAGTGACATTTAAAGAAAAGAAAGTCAACAACTTGGAGAACTTATGGACTCGGCCCATGCCCAAGAAAGCACTGGAAGGGCTCGCCGTCGCTGAACTTTCCAGCTCCAAAGAAGTACAGGAAACACCAGTGGGATTGGGACCTTTCAAGGTGAAAAAGATTACGCCCGGGGAGTACGTTCTGTTAGAACGGTTTGATGATTACTGGCAAGGCAAGCCGAAATTGGCGGAAGTGACGATTAAGGTGATCGATCCGTCCCTTTCAGTGGGATCGTTAGAAAACGGTGAAGTCGATATCATGGAGATTCGCCCGGATGACGTCGAACAGCTGGAATCCGTCCCCCATATCGATGTAAAGGAACAAGAAGGGCTGGGGTATTCATACATCGGCTTTCGCTTCGGCCATTGGGACAAAGACAAACGGAAAGCCGTCGACGATTACGAGAAGTATCAAGATAAGCGGTTGCGTCAAGCGATGTTTTACGCCCTTGACCGAGAGGCTTTAATCAATGCCTATCTCGCCGGTAAAGCCACGCCGGTTGATTCACCGATCCCGTCTGTTCACTGGATTCGAGCCGACGATTCAGAACTGACCCCGTATCACTACGATAAGAAGAAAGCAGAGCAACTGCTTGATCAAGCGGGCTATAAAGATATGGACGGAGATGGGTTCAGGGAAGATCCGGGCGGCAACAAATTTGAGATTAAATTCGGCCACTATGCGGGCCCGTCCGCATTTGAAGGACGTGCCCAGGCCATCATTCAAAACTGGAAAGATGTCGGTCTCAATGCCAAACTGGCAACCGGGCAGCTGGTTGAGTTTAATACCTATAACGAAATGAAAGATAACGATGATAAAGAGTTGGAAGTGTTTTTCGGTGCTTGGGTTGTAGGCAGTGACCCGGATCCGAGCGGACTATGGGCCAGTACGGCAGAGTGGAATTTCGGTCGCTGGGTGAATGAAGAATCTGATCAACTCCTAAAAGAAGCGTTGAGTGACAAAGCGTTTGACCGCGATTACCGGAAAGATAAATACGTGAAATGGCAGCAGCTGTTTAACGATGAACTTCCCGCCCTGCCCCTCTGGGAGAACATGGACTTGTACGGGATGAACCAACGTCTGCACGGTGTCGTCATCGATGCCACCGGACTGCGCGATTTCCATCAATGGTATGTGAAATAG
- the carB gene encoding carbamoyl-phosphate synthase (glutamine-hydrolyzing) large subunit: protein MGKIQGIDSVLVIGSGPIVIGQAAEFDYSGTQACLALREEGIRVILANHNPATIMTDPDVADVLYMEPLTPEVLTRIIERERPDALLATMGGQTGLNLAVELDERGVLDRYGVHLLGTPVETIRRGEDREAFKQMMENMGEPVPQGQTVSTVEEALAFAEGVGYPVVVRPAYTLGGFGGGAADSPAELTKVARRGLAASPIRQVLVEESILGWKEIEYEMMRDTADTCIAVCNMENIDPVGVHTGDSMVTAPSQTLTDRQYQQLRSVACDVIRALEVVGGCNIQFALHPETSEYRIIEVNPRVSRSSALASKATGYPIARLAAKLCLGYRLDECLNPVTGHTFASFEPALDYVVVKLPRWPFDQFPGGERDLGTRMKATGEVMALGRNLETALNKAIRSLDQGCDSLLRGQDRELSDDELSLRLRRADDGRLFLLGEAFRRGWEMERIHTLTGITPYFLDKIRGMVEWEQTLAAQSWDTVSASCLKQAKARGVADTVLARLWHVSEETVRQRLSQLGLLPSYKWVDTCAGEFVADTPYFYSSWHGADEVEVDTHRPRALVVGSGPIRIGQGIEFDYCSVHAAKSLQERNWCAVVVNNNPETVSTDFATADRLYFEPLTVEDVVQVARKEQVEGVLVQFGGQTAIQLIKGLEEAGVTVWGTTSDLIDQVEDRHRFYKLLDKLDIPHIPGETADTPEKVLEVGDRLGYPLLIRPSYVIGGRGMQVVRSRQELESVLEETGRSAGAERLYPLLLDQFLEGMEVEVDAVTDGRDVLVPTLVQHVERAGIHSGDSLAILGAPDLDAELARTVMEYTTAITRELGHVGLLNIQFVVADDRVYALEVNPRASRTVPIISKVTGVPMVDWATRVQLGEKLASFAPTGLMPKPAGWAVKGSVFSTAKLSGVDPALGPRMKSTGEVLGVGRTLEQALAKAVPWTVTGPLPPLTKGSSLLLAVSDVRKEELLPWVHQLAEAGVCLAATPGTARFLRSKGVQVDDCPPDNWESWFANDDPKAVLAIPTQGEDPKRNGFRLRQLSLEWQVPCFTSVDTFRAWLRSAPWIGSMDAEPFQVPRLKEMMMG from the coding sequence GTGGGTAAAATCCAAGGAATCGATTCGGTGTTGGTTATCGGTTCCGGTCCCATCGTCATCGGACAGGCGGCGGAGTTTGACTACAGCGGAACCCAAGCTTGTCTGGCCTTAAGGGAAGAAGGTATCCGGGTCATACTGGCCAACCATAACCCCGCCACCATCATGACGGATCCCGATGTGGCGGATGTGCTTTATATGGAGCCCCTGACTCCGGAGGTGCTGACGCGCATCATCGAGCGGGAGCGGCCGGATGCCCTTTTGGCCACGATGGGAGGCCAGACGGGACTTAACCTGGCGGTGGAGCTGGATGAACGGGGCGTATTAGACCGTTACGGGGTGCACCTTTTGGGTACGCCGGTAGAGACGATTAGACGTGGAGAGGATCGGGAAGCGTTTAAGCAAATGATGGAAAACATGGGCGAACCGGTTCCCCAAGGACAAACCGTCTCCACGGTGGAAGAGGCATTGGCGTTTGCGGAAGGCGTGGGTTACCCCGTTGTGGTCCGTCCGGCTTACACCTTGGGAGGGTTTGGCGGGGGAGCCGCTGACAGTCCGGCTGAGCTGACCAAGGTGGCCCGCCGCGGGCTGGCCGCCAGCCCGATCCGTCAGGTCCTGGTGGAGGAGAGCATTCTCGGCTGGAAAGAGATCGAATACGAAATGATGCGGGATACAGCGGATACCTGTATCGCCGTCTGCAACATGGAAAATATCGATCCCGTCGGTGTTCATACCGGGGACAGCATGGTCACGGCCCCTTCTCAAACATTAACCGATCGGCAATACCAACAACTGCGTTCCGTCGCCTGCGATGTGATCCGTGCCTTGGAAGTGGTGGGAGGGTGCAACATCCAGTTTGCCCTCCATCCCGAAACGAGTGAATATCGCATCATCGAAGTAAACCCCCGGGTGAGCCGTTCCAGTGCTCTGGCTTCCAAAGCAACCGGATACCCGATCGCCCGTTTAGCTGCCAAATTGTGCCTGGGATATCGTCTGGATGAATGCCTCAACCCAGTCACGGGCCATACTTTCGCCAGTTTTGAACCGGCCCTGGATTATGTCGTGGTCAAACTCCCCCGCTGGCCGTTTGACCAGTTTCCGGGAGGCGAACGGGACTTGGGCACCCGCATGAAAGCGACCGGGGAAGTGATGGCCCTGGGGCGTAATCTGGAGACCGCTTTGAATAAAGCGATCCGTTCCCTGGACCAGGGGTGTGACAGCTTGTTGCGTGGGCAGGATCGGGAGTTGTCCGATGACGAACTGTCTTTGCGCTTGCGCCGTGCCGACGATGGTCGCCTCTTTCTGCTGGGGGAAGCGTTTCGACGGGGGTGGGAGATGGAACGCATCCATACCCTGACCGGGATCACCCCATACTTTTTGGATAAGATCCGAGGGATGGTGGAGTGGGAACAAACCTTGGCCGCCCAGAGTTGGGATACCGTTTCCGCTTCCTGTTTGAAGCAGGCGAAGGCGCGGGGAGTGGCGGATACCGTCCTGGCACGCTTGTGGCATGTTTCGGAGGAGACCGTTCGACAGCGTCTGTCCCAGCTGGGTTTGTTGCCGTCCTATAAGTGGGTGGACACATGCGCCGGCGAGTTTGTCGCCGATACTCCCTATTTTTACTCCTCCTGGCATGGGGCGGACGAAGTCGAGGTGGACACTCATCGTCCGCGGGCGTTGGTTGTGGGTTCCGGTCCCATCCGCATCGGACAGGGGATCGAATTTGATTATTGCTCCGTGCACGCCGCCAAATCGCTGCAGGAGCGCAATTGGTGCGCGGTTGTGGTCAATAACAATCCCGAAACCGTCAGTACCGATTTTGCGACGGCGGACCGCCTCTATTTTGAACCCTTGACGGTGGAAGATGTCGTTCAAGTGGCACGCAAAGAACAGGTGGAGGGAGTGCTTGTTCAATTTGGAGGGCAGACCGCGATCCAACTGATCAAGGGACTGGAAGAAGCGGGAGTGACCGTGTGGGGAACCACGTCGGATTTGATCGACCAAGTGGAGGATCGTCATCGTTTTTATAAACTACTGGATAAACTGGATATTCCTCATATTCCCGGCGAGACCGCCGACACGCCCGAGAAAGTCCTGGAGGTGGGAGACCGCCTGGGTTATCCGTTGCTGATTCGCCCTTCCTATGTGATCGGAGGGAGGGGAATGCAGGTGGTGCGCAGCCGGCAGGAGCTGGAGTCTGTATTGGAAGAAACCGGACGCAGCGCCGGGGCGGAACGATTGTATCCCTTGTTGCTGGATCAGTTCCTGGAAGGGATGGAAGTGGAAGTGGACGCTGTCACCGATGGCCGGGACGTGTTGGTTCCCACTTTGGTCCAACATGTGGAGCGGGCCGGCATCCACTCGGGCGACAGTTTGGCTATTTTGGGAGCGCCCGATTTGGATGCAGAACTGGCGCGGACGGTGATGGAATACACAACAGCCATCACTCGTGAACTGGGCCATGTGGGATTGCTCAATATCCAGTTTGTCGTGGCGGATGATCGTGTGTATGCGCTGGAAGTGAACCCGCGTGCCTCCCGGACGGTGCCGATCATCTCAAAGGTGACAGGCGTTCCAATGGTCGATTGGGCCACTCGGGTGCAATTGGGTGAAAAACTGGCCTCTTTTGCCCCTACCGGCTTGATGCCGAAACCGGCAGGCTGGGCAGTGAAAGGTTCGGTCTTTTCCACCGCCAAGTTGTCGGGAGTCGATCCGGCACTCGGGCCGCGGATGAAGTCGACAGGGGAAGTATTGGGTGTAGGACGCACTCTGGAACAAGCATTGGCTAAGGCGGTTCCGTGGACGGTGACGGGTCCCTTGCCCCCCTTGACGAAAGGCAGCTCCCTTCTGTTGGCGGTGTCAGACGTACGCAAAGAGGAGTTGCTCCCGTGGGTGCATCAGCTGGCGGAAGCAGGCGTCTGTCTGGCGGCTACACCGGGAACGGCCCGTTTTCTGCGGAGCAAAGGGGTCCAAGTGGATGACTGTCCCCCCGACAACTGGGAATCATGGTTTGCCAATGACGATCCCAAAGCGGTGTTGGCCATCCCCACACAGGGGGAGGATCCGAAACGAAACGGGTTCCGCCTCCGTCAGCTGTCGCTGGAATGGCAGGTCCCCTGCTTTACTTCGGTAGATACGTTCCGTGCCTGGTTGCGATCTGCGCCATGGATCGGCTCGATGGATGCGGAACCCTTCCAGGTTCCAAGGTTGAAGGAGATGATGATGGGATGA
- the opp4B gene encoding oligopeptide ABC transporter permease, translating into MLAYTLRRILAIIPLLILISIVVFTLAKLMPGDPFGGEIDPNNTNPEYIEEMREKLGYNDPIHVQYMRWITSFAQGDFGKSTTYKKPVSEVIAERIPNTLFLAITSLIITYILAFSMGMYAGRKPYTIGDHAIATFNYAGIAIPQYIIAIVAIYFVAFKLGWLPSSGSYTPGLEEGTWDYWQSRMQHVLLPAVTLGVFSTASYTQFLRNDIIQNSRKDYVRTAKAKGTKESAIYNKHILRNSIIPLVTFLGFDLAALIGGAIITETIFTYPGIGMLFVSSIDTRDYAVVMSLTMLLSLLTLLGNLVADLLYGVVDPRIRY; encoded by the coding sequence ATGTTAGCCTATACACTGCGCAGAATACTAGCGATCATCCCGCTGTTGATCCTGATCTCCATCGTTGTATTTACCCTGGCAAAGCTCATGCCAGGGGACCCCTTCGGGGGGGAGATCGACCCGAACAATACCAATCCGGAGTACATCGAGGAAATGCGTGAAAAACTCGGATACAACGACCCGATCCACGTTCAATACATGCGTTGGATAACGAGCTTCGCACAGGGAGATTTCGGAAAATCGACCACATATAAAAAACCAGTCAGTGAAGTGATTGCAGAACGGATCCCAAACACACTGTTTTTGGCGATCACATCCCTTATCATCACATACATTCTCGCTTTTTCAATGGGGATGTACGCAGGAAGAAAACCGTACACCATCGGGGATCATGCGATTGCAACGTTTAATTATGCCGGTATTGCGATTCCACAGTATATTATCGCCATCGTCGCGATCTACTTTGTCGCTTTTAAATTAGGCTGGCTTCCGTCAAGTGGTTCCTATACGCCCGGTTTAGAGGAAGGGACATGGGATTATTGGCAAAGCCGAATGCAGCATGTACTGCTGCCGGCTGTGACGTTAGGAGTGTTTTCGACCGCATCCTATACACAGTTTTTGCGCAATGACATCATTCAAAACAGTCGAAAGGACTATGTTCGTACAGCCAAAGCCAAAGGGACGAAAGAATCGGCCATTTACAACAAACATATTTTAAGAAATTCGATTATTCCACTGGTAACGTTTTTGGGATTCGACTTAGCCGCTTTAATTGGCGGGGCCATTATTACCGAGACGATTTTTACCTATCCCGGCATTGGGATGTTGTTCGTTTCTTCTATTGATACAAGAGATTACGCCGTCGTCATGTCCCTGACCATGTTACTCTCGCTGTTAACGTTGTTGGGCAACCTCGTTGCCGACTTATTATACGGGGTAGTCGATCCGAGAATTCGTTACTAG
- the argF gene encoding ornithine carbamoyltransferase, which translates to MSASLTTMPIPPALAGRDFLAVSDTSAEEIRDLIRHALWLKEQKKAGHAYRPLAGKSLAMIFDKPSTRTRTSFEAGMAQLGGHPLSLNRQELQLGRGESVEDTARILSGYVDAVLIRTFQHDTVQKLAENASIPVINGLTDSHHPCQALADLMTVIECKPEQDSVRLAYVGDGNNVLHSLAEAAALTGWELVAATPPGYEPDPVIWQQAADIALVNGGRLHLVQDPKEAVAQADAVYTDVWASMGQEEEKEQRLRDFTGFQVDASLMQLAQPDAVFLHCLPAYRGLEVTAEVMEGPQSEVFRQAENRLHAQKALLTSLLSDG; encoded by the coding sequence ATGAGTGCCAGTTTGACAACGATGCCGATTCCACCGGCTCTGGCGGGAAGGGATTTCCTGGCGGTATCCGATACTTCGGCGGAGGAGATTCGCGACCTGATTCGCCATGCTCTCTGGCTGAAAGAGCAGAAAAAAGCCGGGCACGCCTATCGCCCCTTAGCAGGTAAATCCTTGGCCATGATATTCGACAAACCGTCCACCCGTACCCGGACTTCCTTTGAAGCCGGTATGGCCCAATTGGGAGGACATCCCCTTTCGCTAAACCGGCAGGAGCTGCAGTTGGGACGGGGAGAGAGTGTGGAGGATACCGCCCGCATTCTATCCGGATATGTGGATGCAGTCCTGATCCGAACGTTTCAACATGATACGGTCCAAAAGCTGGCGGAGAACGCCTCTATCCCGGTGATCAACGGATTGACGGATTCTCACCACCCTTGTCAAGCCTTGGCTGATTTGATGACGGTGATCGAATGTAAACCCGAACAGGACTCGGTGCGTCTGGCTTATGTGGGAGACGGAAACAATGTTCTACACTCGTTGGCAGAAGCGGCGGCCCTGACAGGCTGGGAGCTGGTGGCTGCTACCCCGCCAGGCTATGAACCGGATCCGGTAATCTGGCAACAGGCGGCTGACATCGCTCTTGTCAACGGCGGTCGCCTCCATCTCGTTCAGGATCCCAAGGAAGCGGTGGCCCAAGCGGATGCCGTCTATACGGACGTCTGGGCCAGCATGGGGCAGGAAGAGGAGAAAGAGCAGCGGTTGCGGGACTTTACCGGATTTCAGGTGGATGCGTCCCTGATGCAGCTGGCCCAGCCTGACGCGGTTTTCCTCCACTGCCTACCCGCATACCGGGGGCTGGAAGTGACGGCAGAAGTGATGGAGGGTCCGCAGTCGGAGGTTTTCCGGCAGGCGGAAAACCGGCTGCATGCACAAAAGGCGCTGCTGACCTCATTATTGTCGGATGGATAG
- a CDS encoding ABC transporter ATP-binding protein: protein MSVTENKKPLLQVKNLKKYFPIKKGFLQRTIGHVKAVDNISLDVYKGETFGLVGESGCGKSTTGRTILRLDRPTEGSIRFAGQDITDVKGSTLRKIRQDLQMVFQDPYASLNPKMMVGNILAEPILNFNKLPKEKIKAQVMDLLVKVGLTYDAYYKYPHEFSGGQRQRIGIARALALKPKLIIADEPVSALDVSVQSQVLNLLKRLQEEFKLTFIFIAHDLSVVKHMSDRIGVMYLGQMIEVAQGESLYREPLHPYTQALLSAIPIPDPRSRKERIVLKGDVPNPANPPTGCSFHPRCPHVMPECREKRPVLKEVRPKHQVACFLHG from the coding sequence ATGAGTGTAACAGAGAATAAGAAGCCCCTGCTTCAAGTGAAAAACTTGAAAAAATATTTTCCGATAAAAAAGGGCTTTCTACAGCGGACGATCGGCCATGTCAAAGCCGTGGATAATATCAGCCTCGATGTTTATAAAGGAGAAACCTTCGGTCTTGTCGGCGAATCCGGATGCGGTAAATCGACGACAGGACGCACAATCTTACGGCTTGACCGTCCGACGGAGGGCTCCATTCGTTTTGCCGGCCAAGACATCACCGATGTAAAGGGAAGCACCTTACGAAAAATCAGACAGGATCTTCAGATGGTGTTTCAGGACCCGTATGCTTCATTAAACCCCAAGATGATGGTCGGGAATATTTTAGCCGAACCGATTCTAAACTTTAACAAGCTGCCGAAAGAGAAAATAAAAGCCCAAGTGATGGATCTGCTCGTCAAGGTCGGTTTGACCTATGATGCCTACTACAAATACCCACATGAATTTTCCGGCGGCCAACGACAACGAATCGGGATTGCGCGAGCGCTGGCCCTCAAACCGAAACTTATCATCGCCGACGAACCGGTATCGGCACTGGATGTGTCCGTACAATCGCAAGTGTTAAATCTTTTAAAGCGCTTACAAGAAGAGTTTAAGCTGACGTTTATCTTCATCGCCCATGATTTAAGTGTCGTCAAGCATATGAGTGATCGAATCGGGGTGATGTATTTGGGTCAGATGATAGAAGTTGCACAGGGAGAGAGTTTGTACAGAGAACCCCTTCACCCTTATACACAAGCGTTATTATCCGCGATCCCGATTCCTGATCCGCGCAGTCGGAAAGAACGCATCGTGTTAAAAGGAGATGTCCCTAATCCTGCCAATCCTCCAACGGGATGTTCGTTTCATCCGAGGTGCCCACACGTGATGCCCGAATGCCGGGAGAAAAGGCCGGTTTTAAAGGAGGTGAGACCCAAGCATCAAGTCGCTTGTTTTCTGCATGGGTAA
- the opp4C gene encoding oligopeptide ABC transporter permease: MNVVTHETALKSKPHQSLSPWALARKKFMRRKLAVLSALFLIFMIALSFLAPYVTTTDISRIHTDKISLEPSSEHWLGTDKNGRDVFTRTLYGGRVSLTIGLASTFFVTLIGTTIGAVAGYFGGWVDSLLMRLTDFMMNFPFMVFAIVLNSILLGKLTNAWSLVIVFSVLTWGSVARIVRSVILAEKENEYILAARSIGTKPGMIIIKHLLPNVMTTIIVQATLLLALYIVAEAGLSFIGIGVPTDTPSWGNMLMEARERDVLQNKPWIWVPPAICVSFTILAINFFGEGVKDAFNPKAH, translated from the coding sequence ATGAATGTTGTCACCCATGAGACTGCATTAAAGAGTAAGCCGCACCAATCTCTCTCACCGTGGGCATTAGCCAGAAAAAAGTTTATGAGAAGGAAATTGGCCGTTTTGAGTGCATTGTTTCTCATTTTTATGATCGCCCTATCGTTTCTGGCTCCATATGTGACAACGACTGATATCTCCCGCATTCATACGGATAAGATCAGCTTGGAGCCGTCTTCCGAACACTGGTTGGGAACCGATAAAAACGGACGGGATGTCTTTACGAGAACACTCTACGGGGGCAGGGTTTCTTTGACGATCGGACTAGCCTCCACCTTTTTTGTAACGCTGATCGGCACGACGATTGGAGCGGTCGCAGGGTATTTTGGCGGTTGGGTCGACAGCTTGCTCATGCGATTGACGGATTTTATGATGAACTTCCCGTTTATGGTGTTTGCGATCGTGTTAAACTCCATTCTACTCGGAAAATTAACCAATGCATGGAGTTTGGTCATCGTTTTTAGTGTTCTCACCTGGGGAAGTGTAGCGCGTATCGTCCGCAGCGTCATTCTGGCAGAAAAAGAAAATGAGTATATTCTCGCCGCTCGATCCATCGGCACCAAACCAGGGATGATTATTATCAAGCACTTGCTGCCAAACGTGATGACGACCATCATCGTACAGGCCACGCTCTTGTTGGCATTGTATATCGTGGCTGAGGCCGGCTTGAGCTTTATCGGAATCGGCGTTCCGACGGACACCCCGAGTTGGGGGAACATGCTGATGGAGGCGAGAGAAAGAGATGTCTTGCAAAACAAGCCGTGGATATGGGTTCCGCCGGCGATTTGCGTTTCGTTCACAATATTGGCGATCAATTTTTTCGGCGAAGGGGTGAAAGATGCGTTTAATCCAAAAGCCCATTAA